AATGCCCTGCATCACACGGGAGCGCGGGTCGAAGTTTTTGTATACGCGGTGGCCAAAGCCCATCAGACGGAACGGATCGTTCTTATCCTTGGCTTTGGCGACGTACTCGTCGATACGGCTTTCATCGCCAATCTCTTCCAGCATGTTCAGAACCGCTTCGTTGGCGCCGCCGTGCGCCGGGCCCCACAGGGTGGCGATACCAGAGGAGATACACGCGAAGGGGTTGGCACCAGAGGAGCCGGCCAGACGCACAGTGGAAGTCGAGGCGTTCTGCTCGTGGTCGGCGTGCAGCAGGAAGATCACGTCCATGGCCTTGGCCACGACCGGGTCGATTTTGCTCGGCTCACAGGGGTTTCCGAACATCATGTGCAGGAAGTTCTCGGAGTAGCTCAGGCTGTTGTCCGGGTACATGAACGGCTGGCCTTTGCTGTGCTTGTAGCACATGGCTGCCAGGGTTGGCATTTTGGCGATCAGGCGGTCAGCGGAAATCTTGCGGTGTTCCGGATCGGTGATATCGAGGGAGTCGTGGTAGAAAGAGGCGAGGGCGCCGACAACACCACACATCATGGCCATCGGGTGGGCGTCGTAGCGGAAGCCCTTGAAAAAGTTGACCAGTGATTCATGCACCATGGTGTGGTTCATGATGCCGTTGACGTATTCCTTCTTCTGCTCTGCCGTGGGCAGCTCGCCGTTCATCAGCAGGTAGCAGGTTTCCAGATAGTCAGACTTCTCCGCCAGCTGTTCGATGGGGTAGCCGCGGTGCAGCAGAACGCCCTTGGCGCCATCGATATAGGTGATTTTGGATTCACAGGAGGCGGTGGACATGAAGCCCGGGTCATAGGTAAACAGGCCCTTGCTTGCCAGGCCGCTGACATCGACAACGTCAGGACCGGTAGTGCCAGAGTAGACCGGAAGATCCAGAGGGGCGTCGATACCGTCGACCGTTAGTTGAGCTTTCTTGTCGGACATTGTGGACTCCTAAAAACTATTCTTTTGCCAGCTTTTTTACTTCCACATAAATCACTGAATATTTGCAGTGATTCCACGGCCCGGGTAGGGGCTCGTTCCGCGCTCACCTGTGATCACCTTTTATAGGAAGGTGTACCACCGGTGTCGATTTCGTCGGTGCAAAACCCGGGAATTGCCGGATTCTACGGGTTCGGAGGGCCTTCGTTGGCGGCATCCGGACGCGGATATGGGGCTAGCGGGCTTTTGAGCGCGGCCAAACTTAAGTGCCGCGCCTCAAATTGTCAAACCAAATTGGCGAGGCTGATAGGTTTTACTACCACATGATGTTCCGCAATAGGCCAAGTCGGCAGGAAAATTGCCTGTTACGGAAGGGGTGTGTGCCGGACCCATTTGGGGGCACCTGATTGGGCGGATCATACCTTGGTCTATTGCCTGGCGCGGTTTCCAACTGATATAGGACGGATACCGGGAGCTAATCCGAGGGTTGGCGTTCGTTGTTTTTTGCAACTCGAATGCCTATAATCCGCGCGGCTTGCGCTGTGGTAAGGCCACTTTGTACGCAATCTCAACAGATTGTGTGTTTGGTGATCGGCAAGCTCGCCCGGTACATGCAAAATTAACGGGCGCCCCGTCTTTTCAGGGCAACAAGGTGTTTTTCCTGTGAACAAGAACAGACCTGTCAATTTAGACATTTCTACTATCAAGCTTCCTGTACCAGCGTTGGTATCCATTCTGCACCGTATTTCCGGTGTGGTGCTCTTCGCTGTAGTTGCGCTTCTTTTGTGCATGTTGGATTCCAGTCTGGAGTCTGAGCAGGGTTTTCATAAGGTAGCTGAGTTTTTTACCAGCGTTCCGGCCAAGCTCATTTTGTGGGCATCTCTGGCTGCGCTCATCTATCACCTGATCGCAGGTGTGCGCCACCTGATCATGGATCTGGGTGTTGGTGAGAGCCTGGAGGGTGGTCGCCGCGGTGCCATCGCTGTGCTGGTACTTTCAGTTGTACTCATTCTGCTGGCAGGAGTCCTGATATGGTAAAGGCAGTTACAGGTTTTGGTCGCAGTGGCCTTTACGACTGGTTTATTCAACGCGTCAGTGCCGTGGTGCTGGTGGCTTACACCCTCTTTATAGTGGGTTTTATTTTTCTCTCTAAAGATTTCAGCTACGCGAGCTGGTCAGCGTTGTTCGAGCAGCGCTGGGTGCGTGTATTCAGTCTGGTAGCTCTGATCTCCACAATTGCTCACGCCTGGATCGGCCTCTGGTCCGTGATTACCGACTACCTCACCAATCGCATGATGGGTGGCAAGGCTACCGTGCTGCGCATTCTGGTAGAGGTGCTGTTGGGGGCCGTCGCCGTGTTCTACGCGGTGTGGGGCATTGAAATTCTGTGGGGTGTGTAAGTTATGTCGAATATGCGAACAATTACCTTTGACGGTATCGTAATTGGCGGTGGCGGTGCGGGTATGCGCGCGGCCCTGCAGATGGCCCAGTCCGGTTTCAAGACTGCGGTAATCACCAAAGTATTCCCGACCCGTTCGCACACGGTTTCCGCCCAGGGCGGTATCACCTGTGCGATCGCAAGCGATGACCCCAATGACGACTGGCGCTGGCACATGTACGACACCGTCAAAGGTTCCGATTACATCGGTGACCAGGACGCGATCGAGTACATGTGTTCCGTAGGCCCGGAAGCGGTGTTCGAACTGGAGCACATGGGTCTGCCGTTCTCCCGTACCAAAGAAGGCCGCATCTATCAGCGTCCCTTCGGTGGCCAGTCCAAGGACTATGGCCGCGGTGGCCAGGCGGCGCGTACCTGCGCGGCGGCGGACCGTACCGGTCACGCTCTGCTGCACACCCTGTATCAGAACAACGTCAAGCACAATACCGTATTCCTGAACGAGTGGTTCGCGGTGGATCTGGTGAAGAACCAGGATGGCGTGGTTGTGGGTGTTATCGCCATCTGTATCGAAGATGGCGAAGTGGTCTTCATCAAGTCCAAGGCAACCGTGTTAGCCACCGGTGGTGCCGGCCGCATCTTCGCGTCCACCACCAATGCGCACATCAATACCGGTGACGGCGTGGGCATGGCCCTGCGCGCAGGCTTCCCGGTACAAGACATCGAAATGTGGCAGTTCCACCCCACCGGTATCGCCGGCGCTGGGGTACTGGTTACAGAAGGTTGTCGCGGTGAAGGCGGCTACCTGATCAACAAGGACGGCGAGCGTTTCATGGAGCGCTACGCGCCCAACGCGAAGGACCTGGCGTCCCGCGACGTGGTTGCCCGCTCCATGGTGTTGGAAATCCTCGACGGCCGCGGTGCCGGCCCGAATGGTGACCACGTATTCCTGAAGCTGGATCACCTGGGTGAAGAGCTGCTGCACAGCCGCCTGCCGGGTATCTGTGAGCTGGCCAAGACCTTTGCTCATGCCGACCCGGTTAAAGAGCCGATTCCGGTGGTTCCGACCTGCCACTACATGATGGGTGGTATCCCCACCAATGTTCACGGCCAGGCTCTGACCCAGGACGCGTCCGGCAACGACCAGGTCGTAGACGGTTTCTTCGCCTGTGGTGAGGTTGCCTGTGTATCCGTACACGGTGCCAACCGTCTGGGTGGCAACTCTCTGCTGGACCTGGTGGTATTCGGTCGCGCTTCCGGGCTGTTCATCGAGAAGGCGCTGCGCGAAGGTATCGAAGCTCGCGAAGCGAGTGACTCCGATATCGAAGCGGCGATGTCTCGCCTGAATCGTCTGGAAACCACCAACAACGGTGAGAAAGCGGCTGATTTGCGCACCGAGCTGCAGAACGTGATGCAGAACCACTTCGGTGTATTCCGTCGCGGCGACTACATGGCCGAGGGTGTGAAGAAGCTGGAAAGCCTGCGTGAGCGCATCGCCAACGTACGCCTGGACGACAAGTCTCGTGCATTCAATACCGCGCGTATCGAGGCACTGGAGCTGCAGAACCTACTGGAAGTGGCCGAAGCGACCGCGATTGCTGCGGAAGTGCGCACTGAGAGTCGCGGCGCTCACGCTCGCGAAGACTTCCAGGAGCGCGACGACGAGAACTGGCTGTGTCACTCCATGTTCTTCCCGGGTGAGAAGCGTGTCGGCAAGCGTGCGGTGAACTTTGCACCGAAAACCGTCGAAGCTTTCGAGCCGAAAGCACGTACTTATTAATTCGGGAGCGGAAACAATATGTTGAAAGTAAGCATTTACCGTTACAACCCGGAAACCGATTCTGCTCCTTACATGCAGGATTACGAGCTGGATACCCAGGGCAAAGACCTGATGGTGCTGGATGTGCTGGAACTGCTGAAAGCCCAGGACCCGAGCCTGGCTTTCCGTCGCTCCTGCCGTGAAGGTGTGTGCGGTTCCGACGGTATGAATATTTCCGGTAAGAATGGCCTTGCCTGTATCATGCCGATCTCCGAAGCAGCCCCGAAAGGCAAGCTGATCCTGCGCCCGCTGCCGGGTCTGCCGGTGATCCGCGACCTGGTTGTGGATATGGAGCAGTTCTACACCCAGTACAAGAAGATTGAACCCTTCCTGCAGAACAACTCTCCAGCGCCGGCGATCGAGCGTCTGCAGACCCCGGAAGAGCGTGAAAAGCTGGATGGCCTTTACGAGTGTATTCTCTGTGCCTGCTGTTCCACTGCGTGTCCGTCTTTCTGGTGGAACCCGGACAAGTTCATCGGGCCGGCTGGTCTGCTGCAAGCGTATCGCTTCCTGGCCGACAGCCGCGACGAAGCCACTGATGAGCGTCTCAGTAAACTGGACGATCCCTTCAGTGTCTTCCGCTGCCATGGTATCCAGAACTGCGTAAATGTATGTCCCAAGGGATTGAACCCCACCCGGGCCATTGGACATATCCGCAATATGCTGATCACTCGCGCCGTATAGGGAGCGGGTTTAGCCACCATAGATAATCACAATTAGGCCGACAGCAATGCAGGTGTCAGGCTTATACGAGAAAGGGGAGGTGTCTTTACAGCACCTCCCCTTTTGTGGGTGAAAAGACAGGAAAGAACGGCGCAGAATTTTAAGGGTGTGCGCCGTCAATTGAGGTAGGCAATTAATGCACGAAAGCACTATGGAGGAGCTCTGGCGCACTTCGCATATCTCCGGTGGTAACGCCGGATACGTGGAGGAGCTGTACGAGACCTATCTACACGACCCGAGCGGTGTACCGGATGAATGGCGCAGTTACTTCGATAGCCTGCCGCGGGTAAATGGGGGCGACGTCTCACATGCCGCCATTCGTCAGCATTTCGAGTTGCTGGCGAAAAACCGCACCCGCCCGCTGTCCGCACCCGGCGCCGGTTCCGTCAATGTGGAGCACGAGCGCAAGCAGATCAAAGTTCTGCAGCTGATCAATTCCTACCGCCACCGCGGCCACAAAAAAGCCACCCTGGACCCCCTGGGGTTGATGGCCCGTGAACAGGTGCCGGACCTGCAACTGAATTATCACGGTCTCACCGAAGGTGATTTTGACACCACCTTCCAAACCGGTGACCTGTACTTCACCAATGGCGAAGCCACACTGCGTGAAATCGTGCAGGGCCTGGAAAATACCTACTGCGGCACCCTCGGCGCTGAGATCATGCACCTGTCCAATCTGGACGAGCAGCAGTGGTTCCAGCAACGCCTGGAGCGCAGCCAGAGCAAGCCAACCTTTGGCAATGACATCCGCACTGAGATTCTGCAGCGCCTGTCTGCGGCAGAAGGCCTCGAGCGTCACCTGGATTCAAAGTATCCGGGCACCAAGCGTTTCGGCGTGGAAGGAGGCGAGAGCCTGATCCCGCTGATGGACGCGCTCATCCGTCGCTCCGGCACCTACGCGGTGAAAGAAATCGTCATCGGTATGGCGCACCGCGGCCGCCTGAATACCCTGGTCAATATTCTGGGCAAAAACCCGGCGGACCTGTTTGAAGAATTCGAAGGCAAGAAAACCCTCGATACTTCCGGCGACGTGAAGTACCACCAGGGTTTCTCTTCCAATGTGATGACCCCCGGTGGCGAAGTGCACCTGGCGTTGGCGTTCAACCCCTCGCACCTGGAAATCTGTGCCCCGGTGGTCGTCGGCTCCGTGCGTGCCCGTCAGGACCGCCGCGGCGACAGCACCGGCGAAAAGGTCATGCCGATCAATATCCATGGTGATGCCGCATTTGCCGGCCAGGGCGTGGTGCAGGAAACCCTGCAGATGTCCCAGACCCGTGGTTACTACACCGGCGGTACCATTCACCTGGTGCTGAACAACCAGGTGGGCTTCACCACCAGCAAGCGTGAAGACGCCCGCTCCACGGAATACTGTACCGACGTGGCGAAGATGATCGACGCCCCGGTACTGCATGTGAACGGCGATGATCCGGAAGCGGTGGTACTGGCCGGCCTGCTGGCCGTGGACTACCGCTACGAGTTCAAGAAAGACATCGTGATCGATCTCGTGTGTTACCGCCGTCGCGGCCACAACGAGACCGACGATCCCTCCGGCACCCAGCCGCTGATGTATCAGGCCATCCGCAAACAGAAAACCACCCGTACCCTGTACGCGGAAAAACTGATTGCCGAGGGTGTGCTGGACAAGGCCGCAGCAGATGCGCTGGCCAATGATTACCGGGACAAGCTGGACCGCGGTGAAGACGTGGCCACCGGTCTGGTAAAAGAGCCGGATTCCTCCATGTTTGTGGACTGGCGCCCCTACCTGAACCACGAATGGACCGCCGAAGGCGACACCAGCTTCCCGCTGACCAAGCTGAAGGACGTAGCCAACCGCATGACCACCGTGCCGGATGGCATTGTCATGCAGCGCCAGGTTTCCAAGATTTACGAAGACCGCCGCAAAATGGCCGGTGGCGCCCTGCCACTGAACTGGGGCATGGCGGAAACCCTCGCTTACGGCACCCTGCTGGAGCAGGGCTACATGGTCCGCTTCACCGGTGAAGATGTGGGTCGCGGTACCTTCTCTCACCGCCACGCGGTGCTGCACAGCCAGAAAGATGGCCAGAGCTACACTCCGCTGCAGCATATGTACGAAGGCCAGCCGCGCTTCGATATGTACGACTCACTACTGTCGGAAGAAGCGGTTCTGGCGTTCGAATACGGCTACGCCACCACCACCCCGAAATCCCTGGTGGTGTGGGAAGCGCAGTTCGGCGACTTCGCCAATGGCGCCCAGGTAGTGATCGACCAGTTCATCACTTCCGGTGAGCACAAGTGGGGCCGTATGTGTGGCCTGGTGATGCTGCTGCCGCACGGCTACGAAGGTCAGGGTCCGGAGCACTCCTCCGCACGCCTTGAGCGCTTCATGCAGCTGTGTGCAGAGCACAATATCCAGGTGTGTAATGCCACCACGCCGGCACAGATCTTCCACTTGCTGCGCCGTCAGGCAGTCCGCCCGATGCGCCGTCCGCTGGTCATCATGAGTCCGAAGTGGATTCTGCGTCACAAGCTGGCCACTTCCACCTTGGACGAGCTGGCCAATGGCCAGTTCCAGAATGTGATTCAGGACGAGGCGGTCGACCCGGCCAAGGTCAAACGCCTGGTCATCTGCTCCGGCAAGGTTTACTACCATCTGCTGGAAGCGCGCATGGAGCGTGAACAGGAAGAGGTAGCGTTTGTACGTCTGGAACAGCTGTATCCGTTCCCCGACGACGAATTCCTGGCTGCGGTTTCCGCATTCAAGAACATCGAAAGTGTCGCCTGGTGTCAGGAAGAGCCGATGAATCAGGGTGCCTGGTACTCAAGCCAGCACCACCTGCGTCGTCTGCTGAAAGAAGCACATCCGAAGCTGGAGCTGGAATATGTCGGCCGCGCAGCTTCTGCTGCACCGGCGGCGGGCTATATGTCCACCCATCTGGAAGAACAGAACACGTTCATCAATGAGGCGCTGACTGTCGAATAAGGCAGCAGTACAACGAAACAGGATGCGCTTCAAATCGTGAGGTTTGGGTTGCATCCAAGAGCAATCTCAGGAAACAGGAACAATGACCATCGAGATTAAAGCGCCAACTTTCCCGGAATCCGTTCAGGACGGCACTGTAGCCACCTGGCATAAACAACCGGGCGAAGCTGTGTCCCGCGATGAACTGATCGTGGATATCGAAACCGATAAAGTTGTGCTGGAAGTCGTTGCACCGGCAGACGGCGCCATCAGTGAGATCATTAAGGGAGAGGGCGACACTGTTCTCTCTAACGAAGTGATCGCCATATTCGAAGAAGGCGCTGGCGCCTCCGCCGCTGCTCCGGCCGCCGAAGCCGCAGCCGTCGCTCCGGCACCCGCCGCTACTGGTGAAAAAATTGCCATGCCGTCCGCCAAGAAAATGGCGGCGGAAAAAGGTGTTGACCTCGCCGGTGTTGAAGGCAGTGGCAAAGGCGGTCGCGTACTGAAAGAAGACGTGATGAAAGCGGGCACTGCGCCGGCTGCACCCGCCGCGGCTCCTGCCGCTGCCGCTCAGGTTGCAGTTGCACCGGGCGAGCGCGTTGAAAAGCGTGTACCCATGACCCGTATGCGCAAGCGCATCGCCGAGCGTCTGCTGGACGCTTCCCAGTCCACCGCCATGCTCACTACGTTCAACGAAGTGAACATGAAGCCGATCATGGATCTGCGCGCGAACTACAAAGACCTGTTCGAGAAGACCCACAACGGTACCCGTCTGGGCTTCATGGGCTTCTTCGTAAAAGCCGCAGTAGAAGCTCTGAAGCGTTATTCCGCGGTGAATGCGTCCATCGATGGTGACGATATCGTTTACCACGGCTACCAGGATATCGGTGTAGCCGTTTCTTCTCCGAAAGGTCTGGTCGTGCCGATTCTGCGCGGTGCCGAAAATATGGGCCTGGCAGATATCGAAAACAATATCCGTGACATGGGTCTGCGTGCTCGCGATGGCAAACTGTCCATCGAAGAGATGACCGGCGGTACCTTCACCATCACCAACGGTGGTGTGTTCGGTTCCCTGCTGTCCACCCCGATCCTGAATCCGCCGCAGACCGCGATTCTGGGTATGCACAAGATCCAGGATCGCCCGATGGCAGTAAACGGCAAGGTAGAAATCCTGCCGATGATGTACCTGGCTCTGTCTTACGACCACCGCCTGATTGACGGCAAGGAAGCGGTTGGCTTCCTGGTTGCGATCAAGGAAATGATCGAAGATCCGGCGCGCATCCTGCTGGAAGTGTAAGCGGTTCAAATATTGGAGATGGGGCGGCTGCGGCTGCGGTCGCCCTAAACAATGAGCCAGCACGTCTGGCATCAGCGGCAACAAGACCGCCTCAGGGAATACCGGGCAGATCCCCGGTTTTGCGATAGAAAGTCGCATCCGTTGAATCCACTCAAATTTGGAACAGACCATGTCAGAAAAATTTGACGTAATCGTAATCGGCTCTGGCCCCGGTGGTTATGTAGCCGCAATTCGCGCAGCGCAGCTGGGTCTGAAAACTGCCTGTGTTGAAAAATGGGTGAACAAAGAAGGCAAGACCGTTAATGGCGGTACCTGTCTGAACGTGGGCTGTATCCCCTCCAAGGCGCTGCTGGACAGCTCCTGGAAATACCACGAAGCAAAAGACGCTCTGGAAGTGCACGGCATCGAAACCGGTAAGGTAAAGATCGATGTCAAGAAAATGATCGAGCGTAAAGAAGGCGTGGTCAAACAGATGTCCGGTGGTATCTCCGGTCTGTTTATGGCCAACAAGGTGACCTCGATCCAGGGCACCGGCAAGCTGCTGCCTGGAAAGAAAGTGGAAGTGACCGATAAAGACGGCAACACCACCGTCTACGAAGCCGAAAACGTGATCCTGGCTTCCGGCTCTGTACCGGTAAACATCCCGCCGGCGCCTGTGGACAACAAAGTGATTGTTGATTCCACCGGTGCACTGGAATTCACCGATGTACCCAAGCGCCTCGGCGTGATCGGTGCCGGCGTGATCGGTCTGGAACTGGGTTCTGTGTGGAACCGTCTCGGTTCCGACGTTGTGGTTCTGGAAGCCCTGGACAGCTTCCTCGCCATCATGGATCAGCAGATCGCCAAAGAATCCCAGAAGATCTTCAAAAAGCAGGGTCTCGACATTCGCTTGTCCTGCCGTGTGACTGGTAGCGAAGTAAAGGGCAAAGAAGTTGTCGTTACTTACCAGGACAAAGACGGTAAAGAGCATCAGGAAACCTTCGACAAGCTGATCGTGTGTGTCGGCCGTCGTCCGTACACCGAAGGCCTGTTGTCCGAAGACGCCGGTGTGAAGATGGACGAGCGCGGTTTCATCTACGTGAACGACCTGTGCATGACTTCTGCGCCGGGCGTATGGGCGATTGGTGACGTGGTTCGCGGCCCGATGCTGGCCCACAAAGCATCTGAAGAGGGCGTGGTGGTTGCCGAGCGCATCGCCGGTCAGAAGCCGATGATGAACTACGACGTGATCCCGAACGTGATCTACACCCACCCGGAAATCGCCGCAGTTGGCCGCACCGAAGAGCAGGTCAAGGCCGATGGCGAACCCTACAATATCGGTGTTTTCCCGTTCCTGGCGGTTGGTCGCGCGGTTGCCGCTAACGAATCTGGCGGTATGGTGAAAATCATCGCCCACGCAGAAACCGATCGCGTACTGGGCGCACACATTGTCGGCCCCAGCGCTTCCGACCTGGTTCAACAGGTGGCGATTGCCATGGAATTCGGTTCCAGCGCAGAAGATATCGGCATGACCGTATTCGGTCACCCGACTTTCTCTGAGGCAGTTAAAGAGGCTGCACTTGCGGTCAACGGCCACGCCATCCATATGGCCAACCGTAAGAAGCGCAAGTAAGCGACTTGTATATCGGGGCGGCCATCAAAAGCCGCCCCGGTTTCATTTCAGGCGCCGATTCTGTAATGAATCAGAATTTGGTTACTGTCTAAAGGTGCAGAGTAATCTGCAATTGGTAAACACATTTCAAATGTGAATTGGTATTGACTATGAACTTGCATGAGTATCAGGGCAAACAACTGTTTGCAGCATACGGATTGCCGGTTTCCAAAGGCATCGCAGCGGAAACCCCGGCAGCAGCAGCAGCGGCAGCAGACGAAATCGGCGGAGACAAGTGGGTTGTTAAGGCCCAGGTACACGCTGGTGGCCGCGGTAAAGCGGGCGGCGTTAAGCTGGTAGACTCCAAAGCGGAAATTGAAGAATTCGCCAAGAAGTGGCTGGGTAACAACCTGGTAACTTATCAGACAGACGAAAATGGTCAGCCGGTTTCCCGTATCCTGGTTGAGAGCTGCACCGACATCGAACAGGAACTGTACCTCGGTGCAGTACTTGACCGCGCTACCCGTCGCATCGTTTTCATGGCCTCCACCGAAGGCGGCGTTGAGATCGAAAAAGTAGCGGAAGAGACTCCGGAAAAAATCCTGAAAGCCATCATCGATCCGCTGGTAGGCGCTCAGCCTTACCAGGGACGTGAGCTGGCGTTCAAACTGGGCCTCGAAGGCGACCAGATCAAGCAGTTCACCAAGATCTTCCTGGGCCTGGCCCAGATGTTCAAAGAGAAAGATCTGGCCCTGCTGGAAATCAACCCGCTGGTAATCACCCCAGAGAAAAACCTGCACTGTCTGGACGCCAAGATCGTTATCGACAGCAATGCTCTGTACCGTCACCCGGACCTGCGTGAAATGCACGACCCGTCTCAGGAAGACGAGCGCGAAGCACACGCAGCCAAGTGGGACCTCAATTATGTAGCTCTCGATGGCAACATCGGCTGCATGGTAAACGGTGCCGGCCTGGCCATGGGTACCATGGACATCGTCAACCTGCACGGCGGCAAGCCGGCCAACTTCCTGGACGTTGGCGGCGGCGCGACCAAAGAGCGCGTAATCGAAGCGTTCAAAATCATCCTGTCTGACGAGAACGTAAAAGCCGTTCTGATCAACATCTTCGGCGGCATCGTGCGCTGCGACATGATCGCTGAAGGCGTGATCGGCGCAGTGAAAGAAGTTGGCGTAAAAGTACCGGTTGTTGTACGTCTGGAAGGTAACAACGCAGACCTGGGCGCTAAAGTTCTGAGCGAAAGCGGCCTGAACATTATCGCGGCCACCAGCCTGACCGACGCGGCAGAGCAAGTGGTTAAAGCTGCGGAGGGTAAATAATCATGTCAGTACTGATTAACAAAGATACTAAAGTAATCTGCCAGGGCTTCACCGGCTCCCAGGGTACTTTCCACTCCGAGCAAGCGATTGCTTACGGCACCAAAATGGTTGGTGGTGTAACTCCGGGTAAAGGCGGTCAGACTCATCTGGGCCTGCCGGTATTCGACACCGTGAAAGAAGCGGTAGAAGCGACCGGTGCAGAAGCATCCGTAATCTACGTACCGGCGCCTTTCTGTAAGGATTCCATCCTGGAAGCGGCCAACGGCGGTATCAAGCTGATCGTGTGCATCACCGAAGGCATTCCTACCATGG
This is a stretch of genomic DNA from Microbulbifer bruguierae. It encodes these proteins:
- the lpdA gene encoding dihydrolipoyl dehydrogenase, with product MSEKFDVIVIGSGPGGYVAAIRAAQLGLKTACVEKWVNKEGKTVNGGTCLNVGCIPSKALLDSSWKYHEAKDALEVHGIETGKVKIDVKKMIERKEGVVKQMSGGISGLFMANKVTSIQGTGKLLPGKKVEVTDKDGNTTVYEAENVILASGSVPVNIPPAPVDNKVIVDSTGALEFTDVPKRLGVIGAGVIGLELGSVWNRLGSDVVVLEALDSFLAIMDQQIAKESQKIFKKQGLDIRLSCRVTGSEVKGKEVVVTYQDKDGKEHQETFDKLIVCVGRRPYTEGLLSEDAGVKMDERGFIYVNDLCMTSAPGVWAIGDVVRGPMLAHKASEEGVVVAERIAGQKPMMNYDVIPNVIYTHPEIAAVGRTEEQVKADGEPYNIGVFPFLAVGRAVAANESGGMVKIIAHAETDRVLGAHIVGPSASDLVQQVAIAMEFGSSAEDIGMTVFGHPTFSEAVKEAALAVNGHAIHMANRKKRK
- the sucC gene encoding ADP-forming succinate--CoA ligase subunit beta, whose translation is MNLHEYQGKQLFAAYGLPVSKGIAAETPAAAAAAADEIGGDKWVVKAQVHAGGRGKAGGVKLVDSKAEIEEFAKKWLGNNLVTYQTDENGQPVSRILVESCTDIEQELYLGAVLDRATRRIVFMASTEGGVEIEKVAEETPEKILKAIIDPLVGAQPYQGRELAFKLGLEGDQIKQFTKIFLGLAQMFKEKDLALLEINPLVITPEKNLHCLDAKIVIDSNALYRHPDLREMHDPSQEDEREAHAAKWDLNYVALDGNIGCMVNGAGLAMGTMDIVNLHGGKPANFLDVGGGATKERVIEAFKIILSDENVKAVLINIFGGIVRCDMIAEGVIGAVKEVGVKVPVVVRLEGNNADLGAKVLSESGLNIIAATSLTDAAEQVVKAAEGK